The Lewinellaceae bacterium genome has a segment encoding these proteins:
- a CDS encoding citrate (Si)-synthase: protein MDPLKQRFFEKASSLKKEVKEILKEHGAKKIDEVTLEQVFGGARSIKMMIWETSQLYPITGIRFRGYSIPELQELLPKGICGKQPRPEGLFWLMLTGEIPTAEQGKWLTDQWTTRSHVPQHIFDVLDKLPKDTHAMTQFSIAINAMQTESVFARRYNEGLNKSEYWDAVYEDTMNLIARLPRVAAYIYRRTYHEGKDIAPDFTLDWAGNFAHMLGIPGDDFKSLMRLYLTIHADHEGGNASAHTTHLVGSTLADPYLSLAAGMNSLAGPLHGLANQEVIEWIMDMLNALGTTKPTNDQIANYVNSTLASGRVIPGYGHAVLRSPDPRFMAQKKFAEENIDHSDVVNVVWQVFEVVPPILEKLGKVKNPWPNVDAHSGALLVHYGLKEYGFYTVLFGVSRALGVLSAMCWSRALGFPLERPKSLTIDWVKNWLAKSEKD, encoded by the coding sequence ATGGATCCTCTGAAACAAAGATTTTTCGAAAAAGCAAGTTCGCTCAAAAAAGAAGTCAAGGAAATCCTCAAGGAACACGGTGCAAAAAAAATTGACGAAGTAACGCTGGAACAGGTTTTCGGCGGTGCCCGGAGTATTAAAATGATGATTTGGGAAACTTCCCAACTCTATCCGATTACCGGTATTCGCTTCAGGGGATATTCAATTCCTGAACTGCAGGAATTATTACCCAAAGGTATTTGCGGTAAGCAGCCTCGCCCGGAAGGGTTGTTCTGGTTGATGCTCACGGGAGAAATCCCGACTGCTGAACAAGGCAAATGGCTGACCGACCAATGGACCACCCGGAGCCATGTTCCTCAGCACATCTTTGATGTACTGGACAAACTGCCCAAGGATACCCATGCGATGACACAATTCAGTATTGCTATCAATGCCATGCAAACTGAAAGCGTTTTTGCCCGTCGTTACAATGAAGGACTCAATAAAAGCGAGTATTGGGATGCCGTTTATGAAGATACCATGAACCTCATCGCCCGTTTGCCAAGAGTGGCCGCCTACATTTATCGCAGGACTTACCACGAGGGAAAAGACATCGCACCGGATTTTACCCTGGATTGGGCCGGAAATTTCGCCCATATGCTCGGTATTCCGGGGGATGATTTCAAAAGCCTGATGCGGCTTTACCTTACCATTCATGCAGACCATGAAGGCGGTAACGCTTCGGCACACACTACCCACCTGGTAGGCTCAACTCTGGCAGATCCTTACCTTTCCCTCGCAGCAGGAATGAATTCCCTGGCAGGCCCTCTTCACGGATTGGCCAACCAGGAAGTGATCGAATGGATCATGGATATGCTGAATGCATTGGGTACCACCAAACCGACAAATGATCAGATCGCCAATTACGTCAACAGCACCCTTGCTTCAGGACGGGTTATTCCGGGATACGGCCACGCAGTACTGCGTAGTCCGGATCCGCGTTTTATGGCGCAGAAGAAATTTGCAGAAGAAAATATTGACCATAGTGATGTGGTAAATGTAGTGTGGCAGGTATTTGAGGTGGTGCCTCCAATACTGGAAAAACTAGGTAAGGTGAAAAATCCATGGCCCAACGTCGATGCCCACTCCGGAGCACTACTCGTCCACTACGGACTGAAAGAATACGGATTTTACACCGTATTGTTTGGCGTATCCCGCGCATTGGGAGTACTTTCTGCCATGTGTTGGTCAAGAGCCCTGGGCTTCCCGCTGGAAAGACCAAAATCACTGACCATCGACTGGGTGAAAAACTGGCTTGCTAAATCGGAGAAAGATTAA
- the gcvH gene encoding glycine cleavage system protein GcvH — protein sequence MKFPKDLKYSEDHEWIRVEGGNIAFVGITDFAQSELGELVYVEVDTVGEAIEKGDVFGTIEAVKTTSELFLPVDGTILEFNPDLDEDDGDEPGLINSDPYGKGWIVKIEMSDPSQLDDLMDAEAYEASIP from the coding sequence ATGAAATTTCCAAAGGATCTCAAATACTCTGAGGATCATGAATGGATCAGAGTTGAAGGAGGAAACATCGCCTTTGTTGGCATCACCGATTTTGCCCAAAGTGAATTGGGGGAATTGGTCTATGTAGAAGTGGATACAGTAGGAGAAGCAATCGAAAAAGGGGATGTATTCGGCACTATTGAAGCGGTCAAGACCACTTCAGAATTGTTTTTACCTGTGGATGGAACCATCCTGGAGTTTAATCCTGACCTGGATGAGGATGACGGAGATGAACCCGGGCTCATCAATTCCGATCCTTACGGCAAAGGCTGGATCGTAAAAATCGAAATGAGCGATCCTTCCCAGTTGGATGATTTGATGGATGCGGAAGCTTACGAGGCGTCGATTCCATAA
- the vanZ gene encoding VanZ family protein translates to MKYFIPAITWAAVIFILSAMPGKNLPHIDLGDLLEADKIAHIGVYLILTLLLFRGLVKQKSLTTKNIIYAIIITAGYGILLEFGQYYFFPGRYFEFFDIVANIIGSITSLIFLKFINHK, encoded by the coding sequence TTGAAATACTTTATCCCGGCAATAACCTGGGCGGCAGTAATTTTTATACTTTCTGCCATGCCCGGAAAAAATCTTCCTCATATCGACCTTGGGGATTTGCTGGAAGCCGATAAAATCGCCCACATTGGTGTTTACCTGATTTTAACACTTTTGTTATTTCGGGGGCTTGTCAAGCAAAAGAGCTTGACCACCAAGAACATCATTTATGCGATTATTATCACTGCCGGGTATGGAATCCTGCTGGAATTTGGTCAATATTACTTTTTTCCGGGAAGATATTTTGAATTTTTTGATATTGTTGCTAATATTATCGGCTCAATTACAAGTTTGATTTTTTTGAAATTTATTAACCATAAATAG
- a CDS encoding energy transducer TonB, which translates to MLLLDIAISGKALGLAVLGVMIGILVLIYLVRMRLHQQSEKDLASTFASHQHRSPLEGRNKYPEVDAFKYSSTFFNLGLAISLGVIVLAFGWTQYEKQIDVSDLLGDMEVDLSQEIVRTAEPPPPPPPPPPPVIEEVPDELVLDDDPPEFVDNSIDDNTNIKRPDPVGDAPPPPPPPPPPPPPPKEEEIFKVVEQMPRFPGCEDMAGTQAEKKTCADTKLLQFIQSNIKYPAIARENGIQGRCFVTFVVEKDGSVTDVQLVRDIGGQCGQESLRVVDLMTKKGIKWIPGKQRGRPVRVQFNLPVHFRLE; encoded by the coding sequence ATGTTGTTACTCGATATTGCCATTAGTGGTAAGGCATTAGGTCTGGCGGTTTTAGGTGTTATGATTGGCATTCTGGTCTTGATTTATCTCGTCAGAATGCGTCTGCACCAACAATCGGAAAAGGATCTTGCCTCTACCTTTGCCAGTCACCAACACCGCTCTCCCCTGGAGGGCAGAAATAAGTACCCTGAGGTAGACGCTTTTAAATACAGCAGTACCTTTTTTAACCTCGGGTTGGCTATTTCTTTAGGTGTTATTGTTCTGGCATTTGGCTGGACTCAGTACGAAAAACAGATTGACGTTTCAGACCTTCTTGGAGACATGGAGGTTGATTTGTCACAGGAAATCGTTCGTACTGCCGAACCGCCACCACCACCTCCGCCTCCTCCACCACCGGTGATTGAAGAGGTACCCGATGAATTAGTGTTGGATGATGATCCACCTGAATTTGTGGATAACTCTATTGACGACAACACAAATATTAAAAGGCCGGATCCGGTTGGGGATGCTCCTCCACCACCTCCTCCTCCACCGCCACCTCCACCACCTCCAAAAGAAGAAGAAATCTTTAAAGTGGTTGAGCAAATGCCTCGTTTCCCGGGTTGTGAAGACATGGCCGGAACACAGGCTGAAAAGAAAACCTGTGCAGACACCAAGCTTTTGCAGTTTATTCAATCGAATATCAAATACCCTGCAATCGCTCGTGAAAACGGTATCCAGGGACGTTGCTTCGTAACTTTCGTAGTCGAAAAAGACGGTTCTGTTACCGATGTTCAGTTGGTTCGTGACATTGGCGGACAATGCGGACAGGAATCTCTCCGCGTGGTTGACCTCATGACAAAAAAAGGAATCAAATGGATTCCCGGTAAACAGCGTGGTCGCCCCGTTCGTGTTCAGTTCAACTTGCCTGTACACTTCAGACTCGAGTAG
- a CDS encoding energy transducer TonB yields the protein MNLLNIAIDGNTFGMIILGLIAAFVIMITLMRYFLHRKAGEDLSAYADKKTIPSLSERNKYRPVDVFRLSGTFFNIGLSVALGLSVLAFGWTKFEKPIHFADMSITWSGDEVEITRTKDPEPQKLPPPPVKPEFEVVDNEIPVDTVTFVDSSVEYARPEPAATPRPKAIVLPPEKKDETEDIPFRVVEEMPRFPGCEDMAGSKAEKKQCADMKLLQFIQNNIKYPAIARENGIQGRCFVTFVVEKDGSVSNIELVRDIGGQCGAESMRVVHIMANSGLKWTPGKQRGIPVRVQFNLPVHFRLE from the coding sequence ATGAACTTGTTGAATATTGCAATCGACGGGAATACCTTTGGTATGATCATTCTGGGCCTCATTGCAGCCTTCGTTATCATGATCACCTTAATGCGTTATTTTTTACACAGGAAAGCCGGCGAAGATCTCTCCGCTTATGCCGACAAAAAAACAATACCTTCCCTCTCGGAAAGGAACAAATACCGGCCCGTTGACGTGTTTAGGTTAAGTGGTACCTTTTTCAATATCGGGCTCTCTGTTGCGCTGGGGCTTTCGGTACTCGCTTTCGGATGGACAAAATTTGAAAAACCCATACATTTCGCGGATATGTCCATTACCTGGTCTGGCGATGAGGTTGAAATAACCCGGACAAAAGATCCCGAACCTCAAAAACTTCCACCTCCTCCTGTAAAACCAGAATTTGAAGTGGTAGACAACGAAATTCCGGTCGATACGGTAACATTCGTAGACAGCAGTGTTGAATATGCCAGGCCCGAACCTGCTGCTACGCCCAGGCCCAAAGCTATTGTTTTACCTCCCGAAAAAAAAGATGAGACAGAAGATATTCCGTTCCGGGTGGTAGAAGAGATGCCCCGTTTCCCGGGTTGTGAAGATATGGCGGGTTCCAAAGCTGAAAAAAAGCAGTGTGCCGACATGAAATTGCTGCAGTTTATCCAAAACAATATCAAGTACCCTGCCATCGCCCGTGAGAATGGTATCCAGGGCCGCTGTTTTGTGACTTTTGTAGTAGAAAAAGACGGCTCTGTAAGTAATATTGAATTGGTAAGAGATATTGGCGGACAGTGTGGCGCGGAATCCATGCGGGTCGTTCACATCATGGCCAATAGTGGTCTGAAATGGACGCCGGGTAAACAGCGAGGAATCCCAGTTCGGGTACAGTTCAATCTACCAGTACATTTCCGTTTGGAATAG
- a CDS encoding tetratricopeptide repeat protein encodes MKKLVLVFILGLSAIFTQAQDARLAQQYYENGEFEKAAMLYEKLYDKTKSDYYFERYVESLLGQGDFDECIDVIKKQLKKQPENVSLYVSYGKVLDEMDEPDKASEQYQTAIDNLPRDQYAVTQLASSFMRLSKYDEAAATYEKGAKLLKDDNIFALNLGELYRRKGDMSKMIDSYLNSLEMGPERSNQIKTYFQRYLSEDDFVELQTKLYERIQDNDASLPYVELLTWVFIQRKDYENAFRQVKALDRRLEENGGRIYQLAQIAANDEDYDTAIQAYDYIVEQKGLASTFYIDAKREGLMVRRDKLVEGSDYTQQELKDLEDQYENFLYEFGKTTATASIVLELAEFEAFYLNDLDKAIGLLTELIEYRGIDRVLLANAKISLADFYLMKGDRWESTLLYSQVDKEFKEGTLGHEARFLNAKLSYYFGDFEWAQSQFDVLKASTSKLIANDALDLSVFIMDNMGLDSTTTALEMYAHADLMVFQNKFDEAFQTMDSLLTQFPEHSLDDDVLYLKGQVYKKQHQWEKAASVLQQVFDNYKEDIRADNALFELAELYETHLNDIEKAKTLYETLFIDFSNSTFAVEARKRYRRLRGDSVQ; translated from the coding sequence ATGAAGAAATTGGTATTGGTATTCATTTTAGGGCTGTCAGCCATTTTTACTCAGGCTCAGGATGCCCGTCTGGCACAACAGTATTACGAGAACGGTGAATTTGAAAAGGCCGCCATGTTGTATGAGAAGCTTTACGACAAGACGAAAAGTGATTATTACTTTGAACGCTACGTCGAAAGCCTGCTGGGGCAAGGTGATTTTGACGAATGTATCGATGTCATCAAAAAACAGTTGAAAAAACAACCGGAGAACGTTAGTCTGTATGTCAGTTACGGCAAAGTGCTCGACGAAATGGATGAGCCTGATAAGGCTTCGGAACAATATCAGACAGCGATCGACAATCTACCCCGCGATCAATATGCCGTGACCCAGCTTGCCAGTTCATTTATGCGACTCTCCAAATACGATGAGGCCGCAGCCACTTATGAAAAAGGCGCCAAATTGCTCAAAGACGATAATATTTTTGCCCTCAACCTGGGAGAACTCTACCGCCGAAAAGGGGATATGTCCAAAATGATCGACAGCTACCTCAACAGTCTGGAGATGGGCCCTGAGCGATCCAACCAGATCAAAACCTATTTTCAGCGTTATTTGTCGGAAGATGATTTCGTGGAACTTCAGACTAAATTATACGAACGCATACAGGACAATGATGCCTCCCTTCCCTATGTGGAATTGTTGACCTGGGTTTTTATCCAGCGTAAAGATTATGAGAATGCCTTTCGGCAAGTCAAAGCCCTCGATCGCCGCCTGGAGGAGAACGGAGGCCGGATTTATCAGTTGGCCCAGATTGCTGCGAATGATGAGGATTATGATACCGCCATCCAGGCTTACGATTACATTGTCGAACAAAAAGGACTGGCTTCCACTTTTTATATTGATGCCAAACGCGAAGGACTTATGGTGCGCCGCGACAAACTCGTGGAAGGAAGTGATTACACGCAGCAGGAGTTGAAAGATCTGGAGGATCAATACGAAAATTTTCTTTATGAATTCGGTAAAACAACCGCTACGGCCTCGATCGTCCTGGAGCTTGCCGAGTTTGAAGCTTTTTACCTCAATGACCTCGACAAAGCTATAGGCCTTTTAACGGAATTGATAGAATATCGCGGGATTGACCGGGTATTGCTCGCCAATGCCAAAATCAGCCTGGCTGACTTCTACCTGATGAAAGGAGACCGCTGGGAATCCACCCTTTTGTATTCCCAGGTAGATAAAGAATTTAAAGAAGGTACCCTGGGCCATGAAGCCCGCTTTCTCAATGCAAAATTATCTTATTATTTTGGGGATTTCGAGTGGGCACAATCGCAGTTTGATGTATTAAAAGCCTCCACCTCCAAGCTGATCGCCAACGACGCCCTGGACCTTTCTGTTTTTATCATGGACAATATGGGCCTCGACAGCACCACTACGGCCCTGGAAATGTACGCCCATGCAGATCTTATGGTTTTCCAGAACAAATTTGACGAAGCCTTCCAGACCATGGATTCGTTGCTGACGCAATTCCCGGAGCATTCTCTGGACGACGATGTACTTTACCTAAAAGGCCAGGTGTACAAAAAACAACATCAGTGGGAGAAAGCTGCCAGCGTACTGCAGCAGGTTTTCGACAACTACAAAGAGGACATCCGTGCCGACAATGCCCTTTTTGAACTGGCCGAACTGTACGAAACCCACCTCAACGACATCGAAAAAGCCAAAACGCTTTACGAAACACTCTTCATCGACTTCTCCAACAGTACCTTTGCGGTTGAAGCCCGGAAGCGATACAGAAGATTGAGAGGGGATTCGGTGCAGTAG
- a CDS encoding acetyl-CoA carboxylase carboxyltransferase subunit alpha, with the protein MVFLEFEKPLEKLYEQLEKIREVEQGGEVDVSATIKELENKIKSTRKEIYDNLTGWQRVLLSRHPERPYTLFYIDQMCKKFVELHGDRYFKDDKAIVGGIGNIDGQTVVIIGHQKGVNTKMRQYRNFGMANPEGYRKALRLMKLAERFNFPVITLIDTMGAFPGIEAEERGQAEAIARNLFEMAKLKVPVICFVIGEGASGGAIGIGLGDRVFMLENTWYSVISPESCSSILWRSWDYKEQAADALKLTAEDMLSFGLIDGIIKEPLGGAHSAPEEMAKTLKKYIKKTIAELKELTPEERVSLRIEKYASMGEYDYIDMEGED; encoded by the coding sequence ATGGTATTTTTGGAGTTTGAGAAACCGCTGGAAAAATTATACGAACAACTCGAAAAGATCCGCGAGGTGGAACAGGGGGGTGAAGTGGATGTTTCTGCCACCATCAAAGAGTTGGAAAACAAAATAAAAAGCACCCGAAAAGAAATATACGATAACCTCACCGGCTGGCAAAGGGTATTGCTCTCTCGTCACCCGGAAAGGCCTTATACGCTCTTTTATATCGACCAGATGTGTAAGAAGTTTGTCGAATTGCACGGCGATCGGTATTTTAAAGACGATAAAGCTATTGTCGGAGGGATTGGCAATATTGACGGGCAAACGGTAGTTATTATAGGACACCAGAAGGGCGTCAATACCAAAATGCGGCAATACCGCAATTTCGGGATGGCTAACCCCGAAGGATACCGTAAGGCCCTGCGACTGATGAAACTGGCCGAGCGATTCAATTTCCCGGTGATCACCCTGATCGACACCATGGGGGCCTTTCCGGGCATCGAAGCGGAGGAACGCGGACAGGCGGAAGCCATCGCCCGCAACCTTTTTGAGATGGCTAAGTTGAAAGTCCCGGTGATCTGTTTCGTAATCGGGGAAGGCGCCTCGGGTGGGGCCATCGGAATCGGACTCGGCGATCGCGTTTTTATGCTCGAAAATACCTGGTACTCAGTGATCTCACCGGAATCCTGCTCTTCCATTTTGTGGCGCAGCTGGGATTATAAAGAACAGGCTGCCGATGCCCTGAAACTGACGGCAGAAGATATGTTGTCCTTCGGACTCATCGATGGCATCATCAAGGAACCACTGGGTGGGGCACATTCAGCTCCTGAAGAAATGGCCAAAACACTGAAGAAATATATTAAAAAGACTATCGCGGAATTGAAAGAATTGACCCCCGAAGAGAGAGTTTCCCTACGCATTGAAAAATATGCCTCCATGGGGGAATACGATTATATCGATATGGAAGGGGAGGATTAA
- a CDS encoding SGNH/GDSL hydrolase family protein: protein MKTEYLIIGDSFIAGGGAHNNSGWAQMFKNNHPALNVEIAGVGGDNILKVNERLSALPKSAFDVVILGVGINDSRYRPSKDGYEVSLEDFQKGLDSFAKFFRQKNPDVSLFFVGLTRVDETKASPYKPDKYYLNKNIELFNSKIEETAHSIGVTYIQVPMLYENSGNLADGLHPSDQGHKTLYRVISSKISELKH, encoded by the coding sequence GTGAAAACAGAATATTTAATAATTGGGGATAGTTTCATTGCAGGAGGCGGTGCTCATAACAATTCAGGGTGGGCCCAAATGTTTAAAAATAATCATCCAGCCCTCAATGTTGAAATTGCCGGGGTCGGGGGAGATAACATTTTAAAGGTAAATGAAAGATTATCTGCCCTCCCAAAATCAGCATTTGATGTGGTAATTCTTGGGGTAGGTATTAATGATAGCAGGTACAGACCCTCAAAAGACGGCTATGAAGTTTCACTGGAAGATTTTCAAAAGGGATTGGATTCTTTTGCTAAATTCTTTAGACAAAAGAATCCGGATGTCTCTTTGTTTTTTGTTGGCCTGACCAGGGTTGATGAAACAAAAGCCTCCCCTTATAAACCAGACAAATACTATCTGAATAAAAACATCGAACTATTTAATTCAAAAATTGAAGAAACCGCTCATTCTATAGGTGTCACCTATATCCAGGTACCAATGTTATACGAAAATTCTGGCAATCTGGCTGACGGACTTCATCCTTCTGACCAGGGGCACAAAACCCTTTATCGGGTGATTTCCTCCAAGATCAGTGAATTGAAACATTAA
- a CDS encoding T9SS type A sorting domain-containing protein, with protein MKKILLLLIGVVFYNLSAYSQGDTPVLYFDFDETTPTFNPGGATYSGVFDNPVMDAQNGSSLVGKCTTGSNTWDGIIFKFENTLDLSQDTTFTMLVYHPTLTGSTRLQFDGPGATTLKLNVDYSTPGAWQLLTWVVPQQYDDQFTQVMLVFAHNQAEAGQEWYFDELRGTPTNPVVGDHLFFDFEGDAETNPVWTESSASFLGVVSNPMPDALNSSDSVGLMTTSAVDWDGIRYDFSQPIDLSGDTIFTMLVYHPDSTGSIRLQFDGAGMSSLKLNVDYSTPGAWQLLTWRVPSQYDDLITKVLLVFDHNNGQPGGADAADVEEWYFDELRGAAENAPPDFTPAKTYFSSENLRKEWEGFDAAVYGGIVDNPAPDDVYDGAHAGKAFTGNNGWSGMYYDLPAPIDFSVEQTFMMWVYSDSVGYVRVQLENPGGVTTKPKLSVLYDTPGQWKKLVFTEADNVGDPMITDTYDRVILIFDDKDTDVGEEWYFDKLLGPDILDLGPYYNYFDYESEEKTPNITAPSWGSVVYGGKVANPHPDDVNSSDNVGLWISGNVNWHYAEWKLDRTIDFSESYTFTMKVFNADSTGNARIQLDDANGLNLKMSVPYTTPGQWQELTFSPFEVISNSTGQVTDDSYLTVKLIFDDEDGDIEEYWYFDDMNGPGLTPVYYINTLFTVTSQTGSTDYTLVIDNDGNTIQLYDDGTNGDVTAGDNIWSVFVAGLPEGDHVYDIYADGTLIEGGDFTFNLPMTNSTVEVPYTHIIIAVTDLSTTDFTIYPNPAKNMLNVRMSLQDEAEVNVHDLLGNLIINKQIDGSRQIFSLNTNDLIPGIYFISVSDQNGHFTTQKFVKQ; from the coding sequence ATGAAAAAAATCTTACTATTACTCATCGGAGTTGTTTTTTACAACTTGTCTGCCTACTCACAGGGTGACACACCTGTATTGTATTTCGATTTTGACGAAACAACGCCAACCTTTAATCCAGGAGGAGCCACCTATTCGGGCGTTTTTGACAACCCGGTAATGGATGCACAAAACGGAAGTAGCCTGGTAGGGAAATGTACTACCGGATCCAATACATGGGACGGTATTATATTTAAGTTTGAAAACACGCTGGACCTCAGCCAGGATACAACTTTCACCATGCTGGTTTATCATCCAACGCTCACAGGAAGCACACGCCTTCAGTTTGACGGCCCAGGTGCTACAACGCTAAAGCTTAATGTTGATTATTCGACTCCGGGAGCCTGGCAACTCCTGACATGGGTTGTTCCCCAGCAATATGATGATCAATTCACACAGGTGATGCTGGTATTTGCGCATAACCAGGCGGAAGCGGGTCAGGAATGGTATTTTGACGAACTGCGGGGAACTCCCACCAACCCTGTAGTGGGAGACCATTTATTTTTCGATTTTGAAGGTGATGCTGAAACCAATCCAGTATGGACGGAGAGCAGTGCTTCCTTCCTTGGAGTCGTTTCCAACCCCATGCCGGATGCCTTAAACTCCAGTGACAGTGTTGGACTGATGACTACCTCGGCAGTAGATTGGGATGGTATAAGATACGATTTCAGCCAGCCCATTGACTTATCTGGAGATACCATTTTCACCATGCTTGTATATCATCCGGATTCAACCGGAAGCATCCGTCTCCAGTTTGATGGCGCAGGCATGTCCTCCCTGAAGCTGAATGTCGATTATTCGACTCCCGGAGCCTGGCAACTCCTGACATGGCGCGTACCTTCTCAATATGATGACCTCATCACGAAAGTGCTGCTCGTTTTTGACCACAATAACGGCCAGCCCGGTGGCGCTGATGCCGCGGACGTCGAAGAATGGTATTTTGATGAGCTGCGTGGAGCGGCAGAAAATGCCCCGCCGGATTTTACGCCTGCCAAAACGTATTTCAGTTCAGAGAATTTAAGAAAAGAATGGGAGGGATTTGATGCCGCCGTTTATGGGGGTATCGTTGACAATCCTGCTCCCGATGATGTGTACGATGGTGCCCATGCAGGAAAGGCCTTTACCGGTAACAATGGCTGGTCAGGAATGTACTACGACCTGCCTGCCCCGATCGATTTTAGCGTAGAACAGACCTTTATGATGTGGGTTTATTCCGATTCCGTAGGTTACGTGCGCGTACAGCTTGAAAACCCGGGTGGAGTCACTACCAAGCCTAAATTGTCCGTTTTATACGATACTCCCGGCCAATGGAAAAAGCTGGTATTCACTGAAGCCGACAATGTTGGTGACCCTATGATTACCGATACCTATGACCGTGTCATACTCATTTTTGATGATAAGGATACCGATGTCGGAGAAGAATGGTACTTTGACAAACTCCTCGGACCGGACATTTTGGATTTAGGCCCCTACTACAATTATTTTGATTATGAATCAGAAGAAAAGACTCCAAATATCACAGCTCCTTCCTGGGGAAGTGTTGTATATGGAGGAAAAGTCGCCAACCCTCATCCTGACGATGTAAATAGTAGCGATAACGTTGGATTGTGGATTTCAGGTAATGTCAACTGGCACTATGCAGAATGGAAACTGGACAGAACCATTGATTTTAGCGAAAGTTATACTTTCACTATGAAAGTCTTTAATGCGGATTCAACGGGAAATGCCCGGATTCAACTGGATGATGCCAATGGCCTGAATCTGAAAATGAGCGTTCCTTACACCACACCTGGACAATGGCAGGAACTCACTTTCAGCCCGTTTGAGGTGATATCAAATTCAACCGGACAAGTTACGGATGATTCCTACTTAACGGTCAAGCTTATTTTTGATGATGAAGATGGTGACATTGAAGAATACTGGTATTTTGACGATATGAACGGGCCTGGTTTGACCCCAGTATATTACATCAATACCTTGTTTACCGTTACTTCCCAAACCGGAAGCACCGATTATACTTTAGTAATTGATAACGACGGCAATACCATCCAGCTTTACGATGATGGAACCAACGGAGACGTAACTGCCGGAGATAATATCTGGAGTGTTTTTGTGGCGGGACTTCCCGAAGGAGATCACGTTTATGATATTTACGCCGATGGAACTTTAATTGAAGGCGGTGATTTTACATTCAATCTGCCGATGACCAATTCAACCGTTGAAGTTCCTTATACACACATTATTATTGCTGTCACTGATCTTTCAACAACGGACTTTACGATATATCCTAATCCTGCAAAGAACATGCTGAATGTAAGAATGTCCTTACAGGATGAAGCCGAGGTTAATGTTCACGACCTCCTGGGTAATTTAATAATCAATAAACAAATTGATGGAAGCCGTCAGATATTCAGTTTAAACACCAATGATCTGATACCTGGCATCTATTTCATCAGTGTTAGTGACCAGAATGGACATTTCACTACCCAGAAGTTTGTAAAACAGTAA